From Deinococcus aquaticus, one genomic window encodes:
- a CDS encoding putative bifunctional diguanylate cyclase/phosphodiesterase, with the protein MSTADQPTPAAQPLAWRTAALLALPLVMLGVYGAQSYSRHDLWDRVYDPALYLGLNLVMLVCWVGTLLGRLTIQQLTLIVLTGSTMFLTLKLALLGVVVNDPQVLLQEFMESMIWLSPILVWRIITQLSRAARLTLNALLLSMLLGGVFVAVKPLLTGRPLQPVVLMTLLQLTLTSGVILLITSVFQRYASQSSQVAGEQAALRKLTFTDILTGLPGRARLQEQLQELTVPGSAPFALLYVDVDGFKIVNATLGHAAGDDLLRVLAGELQRLSGPDSQVYRLSADEFVVLLPGADAEHADWTGQVLLHEAAIEPSARVGVETTLSLGLSLYPHDSLDGAELMRHADSALAAVKRAGRRQLRRYHPEQDAATEREQVLARELGHALPRQQLTLVFQPVVRLQNSRIVKAEALLRWQHPTLGAVPPGEFIPVAERSGLINPIGSWVLHEACRAALAWPELTISVNVSAVQLLQFEFRSTVRDALTRSGLPASRLELELTETAVLYEDERAARTLQELRDLGVLVSIDDFGSGYSNLMRLRTLPITGVKMDRSITADLTCPQAGQFARALTLAVRGITRNLGVDLTAEGIETPEHLRAVQDLGCQLGQGYGLGRPMTARQLSEQLAHPSCLEDRSAPHHVAR; encoded by the coding sequence ATGAGCACCGCCGACCAGCCGACTCCCGCTGCCCAGCCACTCGCGTGGCGGACGGCGGCGCTGCTGGCGCTTCCGCTGGTGATGCTCGGGGTGTACGGCGCGCAGTCCTACTCCAGGCATGACCTGTGGGACCGGGTGTATGACCCGGCGCTGTACCTGGGCCTGAATCTCGTCATGCTGGTCTGCTGGGTGGGCACGCTGCTCGGCCGCCTGACCATCCAGCAGTTGACCCTGATCGTCCTGACCGGCAGTACCATGTTCCTGACCTTGAAACTGGCGTTGCTGGGCGTGGTCGTGAACGACCCGCAGGTGCTGCTTCAGGAGTTCATGGAGAGCATGATCTGGCTCTCGCCCATCCTGGTCTGGCGGATCATCACGCAACTGTCCCGCGCGGCGCGGTTGACGCTGAACGCCCTGCTGCTGAGCATGCTGCTGGGCGGGGTGTTCGTGGCGGTCAAACCGCTGCTGACCGGTCGGCCTCTCCAGCCGGTCGTGCTGATGACGCTACTGCAACTGACGCTGACTTCCGGCGTGATTCTGCTGATCACGTCCGTGTTCCAGCGGTACGCCTCCCAGAGCAGTCAGGTGGCGGGTGAACAGGCCGCGCTGCGGAAACTGACCTTCACGGACATCCTGACGGGCCTGCCGGGGCGCGCGCGCCTGCAGGAGCAACTGCAGGAACTGACCGTGCCGGGCTCCGCGCCGTTCGCGCTGCTGTACGTGGACGTGGACGGCTTCAAGATCGTGAACGCCACGCTGGGCCACGCCGCCGGAGACGACCTGCTGCGCGTCCTGGCCGGGGAACTGCAGCGGCTCAGCGGCCCGGACTCGCAGGTGTACCGCCTGAGTGCCGACGAGTTCGTGGTCCTGCTGCCCGGCGCGGACGCCGAGCACGCCGACTGGACCGGGCAGGTGCTGCTGCACGAGGCGGCCATCGAGCCCAGCGCGCGGGTGGGCGTGGAAACCACGCTGAGCCTGGGCCTGAGCCTGTACCCGCACGATTCCCTGGACGGAGCCGAACTGATGCGGCACGCCGACAGCGCCCTGGCCGCCGTGAAACGCGCCGGTCGCCGCCAGTTACGCCGCTACCACCCCGAACAGGACGCCGCCACGGAACGCGAGCAGGTCCTGGCGCGCGAACTGGGGCACGCACTGCCCCGGCAGCAACTGACGCTGGTCTTCCAGCCGGTCGTGCGCCTCCAGAACAGCCGGATCGTGAAGGCCGAGGCGCTGCTGCGCTGGCAGCACCCCACGCTGGGGGCCGTACCGCCCGGCGAGTTCATTCCGGTGGCAGAACGCAGCGGCCTGATCAACCCCATCGGGTCCTGGGTCCTGCACGAAGCCTGCCGCGCCGCGCTGGCGTGGCCGGAACTGACCATCAGCGTGAACGTCAGCGCCGTGCAACTCCTGCAGTTCGAGTTCCGTTCGACGGTCCGCGACGCCCTGACCCGCAGCGGCCTCCCGGCCTCCCGCCTGGAACTGGAACTGACCGAGACGGCCGTGCTGTACGAGGATGAACGCGCCGCGCGCACCCTGCAGGAACTGCGGGACCTGGGCGTGCTGGTCAGCATCGACGATTTCGGTTCCGGGTACTCGAACCTGATGCGCCTGCGGACGCTGCCCATCACGGGCGTGAAGATGGACCGCTCGATCACGGCGGACCTGACCTGCCCGCAGGCCGGGCAGTTCGCGCGCGCCCTGACGCTGGCCGTGCGCGGCATCACCCGCAACCTGGGCGTGGACCTGACCGCCGAGGGCATCGAAACGCCCGAGCACCTGCGGGCCGTGCAGGACCTCGGGTGCCAGCTGGGGCAGGGGTACGGGCTGGGGCGGCCCATGACCGCCCGGCAGCTCAGCGAGCAACTGGCGCACCCCTCCTGCCTGGAAGACCGGAGCGCACCCCACCACGTCGCCCGCTGA
- a CDS encoding M20 family metallopeptidase has protein sequence MTLMPDFTPDLKAMQADLHALARIESPSTDPAGIARVMDVVEGWARDLGAETHALGGGTRLFNFGVHSAGAAGAGHGQTTPGLRGQDRPVLVLTHADTVWPHGTLDHMPLREDGDRLYGPGTYDMKAGIVGLFHALRSLNGEWPAGGVQVLLSPDEETGSLSSRAHIENAARCARVALVVEPPVADTHALKTGRKGTGSYVLTFTGVASHAGNKPGEGASAVTAAAQAVLDLQALARPDLGTTVSAGLIAGGSAVNVIPAHCRLELDVRVSSLEEGARVDAAVQAWTPPDARVQRRVEGGLNRPPFEQGEGTLALYAQARAIARELGFDVPSAVVGGGSDGNFTAPIIPTLDGLGAPGDGAHAAHEHVRLDRWPDHVRLLARLLREV, from the coding sequence ATGACGCTCATGCCTGACTTCACCCCCGACCTGAAGGCCATGCAGGCCGACCTGCATGCCCTGGCCCGCATCGAATCGCCGTCGACCGATCCGGCCGGCATCGCCCGCGTCATGGACGTAGTGGAAGGCTGGGCGCGCGACCTGGGTGCCGAGACGCACGCCCTGGGCGGTGGCACCCGCCTGTTCAACTTCGGCGTGCACAGCGCAGGCGCCGCCGGCGCCGGACACGGGCAGACCACGCCCGGCCTGCGCGGGCAGGACCGGCCGGTGCTGGTCCTCACGCACGCCGATACCGTCTGGCCGCACGGCACGCTGGACCACATGCCGCTGCGTGAGGACGGCGACCGCCTGTACGGTCCCGGCACATACGACATGAAAGCCGGCATCGTGGGCCTGTTCCACGCGCTGCGCTCCCTGAACGGTGAGTGGCCGGCGGGCGGCGTGCAGGTCCTGCTGTCCCCGGACGAGGAAACCGGCAGTCTCAGCAGCCGCGCGCACATCGAGAACGCCGCCCGTTGCGCCCGCGTGGCGCTGGTCGTCGAGCCGCCCGTCGCGGACACCCACGCCCTGAAAACCGGCCGTAAAGGCACCGGCAGTTACGTGCTGACCTTCACCGGCGTCGCCAGCCACGCCGGGAATAAACCCGGCGAGGGAGCCAGCGCGGTCACGGCCGCCGCGCAGGCCGTCCTGGACCTCCAGGCCCTGGCCCGACCGGACCTCGGCACGACCGTCAGCGCCGGGCTGATCGCGGGCGGCAGCGCCGTGAACGTCATCCCCGCCCACTGCCGCCTGGAACTCGACGTGCGCGTCAGCAGCCTGGAAGAGGGCGCGCGCGTGGACGCCGCCGTGCAGGCCTGGACGCCACCGGACGCCCGCGTGCAGCGCCGCGTGGAAGGCGGCCTGAACCGCCCGCCCTTCGAGCAGGGCGAGGGCACCCTGGCCCTGTACGCCCAGGCGCGCGCCATCGCCCGCGAGCTGGGCTTCGACGTGCCCAGCGCCGTCGTGGGCGGCGGTAGCGACGGCAACTTCACCGCGCCCATCATCCCCACCCTGGACGGCCTGGGCGCACCCGGCGACGGCGCGCACGCCGCGCACGAGCACGTGCGCCTGGACCGATGGCCCGACCACGTGCGCCTGCTGGCCCGCCTGCTGCGCGAAGTCTGA
- a CDS encoding S9 family peptidase encodes MTLPHPSAPSAAARPGPDSLLPLVFPSDPQVSPDGQAAAFVLTRIEEDNPRTPDRDFPKPRYRSQIWLTDGTLTRALTQGENRDGSPRWSPDAHTLAFTRKGEEGGAQLHLLPLTGGEARRLTDLRGGVGAPLWSPDGQFIAFTSTGDDEDKRDERGEARVITKPRYRFNGRDWLPDTPARLYRLHVPSGELSVWHAPDVEISDVAWLPDSSGVLFVAATDELAGAHWQQEVWHLPMNGDLRQVTRWASAVNAVIPHPDGQHFALLGRPAGQGNTEHTHLYLLPLHSDLDSRDLNSREATPVRLDAGHDHPVGNGVGGDCHVGAMPERPVWLDDRTLLFSATVRGSCGLFTATLGEGDQPGTVQAHTHDPQTVIPAFTARGSGLALIRERADRFPEIILNGTQVTHLHANLPFPARTPTRVPFPTDLGEGEGWILLPDGTDPVPALLSIHGGPHTDYGHAFTHEFQLYAARGQAICYSNPRGSLGYGQAWVNAIHGRWGSVDADDILTFFDACLDTHPRLDRTRTAVMGGSYGGFMTNWLTAHTTRFQAAITDRSICNLLSFGGTSDIGLRFWDDELGLNFHRRADTLKLWDMSPLQYVENVKTPTLIVHSVLDHRCPIEQAEQWYAALTLHGVPVRFVRFPGEDHELSRSGRPDRRLKRLTEYLNWLDRYLVPSTTRAEAAPA; translated from the coding sequence ATGACACTGCCCCACCCAAGCGCGCCGTCCGCCGCCGCGCGGCCCGGTCCCGACTCGCTGCTGCCACTGGTGTTTCCTTCCGACCCGCAGGTCAGTCCGGACGGGCAGGCCGCCGCGTTCGTCCTGACCCGAATCGAGGAGGACAACCCCCGCACGCCCGACAGGGACTTCCCGAAACCGCGTTACCGCTCGCAGATCTGGCTGACGGACGGCACCCTGACCCGCGCGCTGACGCAGGGCGAGAACCGAGACGGCAGCCCCCGCTGGTCCCCGGACGCGCACACGCTGGCCTTCACCCGCAAGGGCGAAGAGGGGGGTGCGCAACTGCACCTGCTGCCCCTGACGGGCGGCGAGGCGAGACGCCTGACGGACCTGCGCGGCGGCGTGGGCGCCCCCCTGTGGAGCCCGGACGGGCAGTTCATCGCGTTCACGAGTACCGGCGACGACGAGGACAAACGCGACGAGCGCGGCGAGGCCCGCGTGATCACGAAACCCCGCTACCGCTTCAACGGCCGCGACTGGCTGCCCGACACGCCCGCCCGCCTGTACCGCCTGCACGTGCCCAGCGGCGAACTGAGCGTCTGGCACGCCCCGGACGTGGAGATCAGCGACGTGGCGTGGCTTCCGGACAGCAGCGGCGTGCTGTTCGTGGCCGCCACCGACGAACTGGCCGGCGCGCACTGGCAGCAGGAAGTCTGGCACCTGCCGATGAACGGCGATCTGCGGCAGGTCACGCGCTGGGCGTCCGCCGTGAACGCCGTGATCCCCCACCCGGACGGTCAGCACTTCGCGCTGCTGGGCCGCCCCGCCGGGCAGGGCAACACCGAACACACCCACCTGTACCTGCTGCCCCTGCACAGCGACCTGGATAGCCGCGACCTGAACAGCCGCGAGGCGACTCCCGTCCGCCTGGACGCCGGGCACGACCACCCGGTCGGGAACGGCGTGGGCGGTGACTGCCACGTGGGCGCCATGCCCGAACGACCCGTGTGGTTGGACGACCGCACCCTGCTGTTCTCCGCGACCGTGCGCGGCAGCTGCGGCCTGTTCACCGCCACCCTGGGCGAAGGCGACCAGCCCGGAACGGTCCAGGCCCACACCCACGACCCGCAGACCGTCATTCCGGCCTTCACCGCGCGCGGCAGCGGCCTCGCCCTGATCCGCGAACGCGCCGACCGCTTCCCCGAAATCATCCTGAACGGCACCCAGGTCACCCACCTGCACGCGAACCTCCCCTTCCCGGCCCGCACCCCCACCCGCGTGCCCTTCCCCACCGACCTCGGCGAGGGCGAAGGCTGGATCCTGCTGCCCGACGGGACCGACCCCGTACCCGCCCTGCTCAGCATCCACGGCGGCCCGCACACCGACTACGGGCACGCCTTCACGCACGAATTCCAGCTGTACGCCGCGCGCGGACAGGCCATCTGCTACAGCAACCCGCGCGGCAGCCTCGGCTACGGACAGGCCTGGGTGAACGCCATCCACGGCCGCTGGGGCAGCGTGGACGCCGACGACATCCTGACCTTCTTCGACGCCTGCCTGGACACCCACCCCCGCCTCGACCGCACGCGCACCGCCGTCATGGGCGGCAGTTACGGCGGCTTCATGACCAACTGGCTCACCGCGCACACCACCCGCTTCCAGGCCGCCATCACCGACCGCAGCATCTGCAACCTCCTGTCTTTCGGCGGCACCAGCGACATCGGCCTGCGCTTCTGGGACGACGAACTCGGCCTGAACTTCCACCGCCGCGCCGACACCCTGAAACTCTGGGACATGAGCCCCCTCCAGTACGTCGAGAACGTGAAGACCCCCACCCTGATCGTCCACTCGGTCCTCGACCACCGCTGCCCCATCGAACAGGCCGAACAGTGGTACGCCGCCCTCACCCTCCACGGCGTCCCGGTGCGCTTCGTGCGCTTCCCCGGCGAGGACCACGAACTGTCCCGCTCCGGCCGCCCCGACCGCCGCCTCAAACGCCTGACGGAATACCTGAACTGGCTCGACCGGTACCTCGTCCCCAGCACCACACGCGCCGAAGCCGCCCCCGCCTGA
- a CDS encoding beta strand repeat-containing protein yields MTTNARMPALLLLTLTLAACGGGGTPTPIGTSVTSLADSGAGSLRDTLAAAKSGDTLRLTGTGTLTLASPLTIDRDVTIIATGVTIDAAGKGRAVDVAKGATVTMQGGTLKGGTGAVLPASVGVASMAEPMNATARARLQVAALKPQATTLTYGGVLSNAGTLTLDGVTVTGGKANSGGGMYNTEGATLTLKGTTNVTGNEATALNSDVNTFDQGLGGGIYNKGTLTLAGGRIDGNRATWSGGGIVGAVGSVTNLTSGSVNDNACTRPLTGTTNADVDGCAGGGLYMLGDVTLGGTSISGNTATHLGGGIMVTSSCVGAECTTIITPTFTMTGGTVENNRTTGTVDNGGGGLWLNARSTISGGVIRGNSSMYGGGIDTWRDLTITGGVIEKNTATDGGGGIIFIRPGRTYRIGGSAQISGNTAAGSGGGVTLVQNAQVTMDGGSISGNAVTGSADGGGGVRVLTGTVFTLSGGEIKGNTAVKTGGGITVGGTVNMTGGSITGNTVTSRTEGQGGGGGIRLYAGASVTASGGTISGNAAWFGGGVETNGAFQTSPTSTFVLSGATVSGNRADGRDGGGFWNDGKLTIQSGSVTGNSARNGGGVFNTRVGVYAQPGGSVTGNNPDNVFNSQ; encoded by the coding sequence ATGACCACGAATGCCCGGATGCCCGCCCTGCTGCTCCTGACCCTGACCCTCGCCGCCTGCGGGGGAGGCGGGACGCCCACCCCCATCGGCACGTCCGTGACCAGCCTCGCGGACAGCGGGGCGGGCAGCCTGCGCGACACCCTCGCCGCCGCCAAGAGCGGGGACACGCTGCGCCTGACCGGCACGGGAACGCTGACCCTCGCCAGCCCACTGACCATCGACCGGGACGTGACGATCATCGCCACCGGCGTGACCATTGACGCCGCCGGAAAAGGCCGCGCGGTGGACGTGGCCAAAGGCGCGACCGTGACCATGCAGGGCGGCACGCTCAAGGGCGGAACCGGGGCTGTGCTGCCCGCCAGCGTGGGCGTGGCGTCCATGGCAGAACCGATGAATGCGACGGCCCGGGCGCGCCTGCAAGTGGCCGCCCTGAAACCGCAGGCCACCACCCTGACGTACGGCGGCGTCCTGAGCAACGCGGGCACCCTGACGCTGGACGGCGTGACCGTCACGGGCGGTAAAGCAAACTCGGGCGGCGGCATGTACAACACCGAAGGCGCGACCCTCACACTGAAGGGCACCACGAACGTCACCGGGAACGAGGCGACCGCGCTGAACAGCGACGTCAATACCTTTGATCAGGGCCTCGGCGGCGGCATCTACAACAAGGGCACTCTGACCCTCGCGGGCGGACGCATCGACGGGAACAGGGCTACCTGGAGCGGCGGTGGCATTGTCGGAGCGGTGGGCAGCGTCACGAACCTCACCTCCGGCAGCGTGAACGACAATGCCTGCACGCGCCCCCTGACCGGCACCACCAACGCCGACGTCGACGGCTGCGCAGGCGGCGGCCTGTACATGCTCGGTGACGTGACCCTCGGCGGCACCAGCATCTCCGGGAATACCGCCACGCACCTCGGGGGTGGGATCATGGTCACCTCCAGCTGCGTTGGCGCCGAATGCACCACGATCATCACGCCGACCTTCACCATGACCGGCGGCACGGTCGAGAACAACCGAACGACCGGCACCGTGGACAACGGCGGGGGCGGCCTGTGGCTGAACGCCAGATCTACCATCAGCGGCGGCGTGATCCGTGGAAACAGCAGCATGTACGGCGGCGGGATCGACACATGGCGTGACCTGACCATCACGGGCGGCGTGATTGAGAAGAACACCGCCACTGACGGCGGCGGCGGGATCATCTTCATCCGACCGGGCCGCACCTACCGGATCGGGGGCAGTGCCCAGATCAGCGGGAACACCGCTGCAGGGTCCGGCGGGGGCGTGACCCTGGTGCAGAACGCGCAGGTAACGATGGATGGCGGCAGCATCAGCGGGAACGCAGTGACGGGTTCCGCAGACGGCGGTGGGGGTGTCCGTGTCCTCACGGGAACGGTATTTACGCTGTCTGGCGGAGAGATCAAGGGCAATACGGCCGTGAAGACGGGCGGTGGGATCACCGTGGGCGGGACCGTGAACATGACGGGCGGGAGCATCACGGGGAACACGGTCACGAGCCGCACGGAGGGTCAGGGTGGTGGGGGTGGCATCCGCCTGTATGCTGGGGCCAGTGTGACCGCCAGCGGAGGCACGATCAGCGGTAACGCGGCGTGGTTCGGAGGGGGCGTAGAGACGAACGGGGCGTTCCAGACTTCCCCGACCTCCACGTTCGTGCTGTCTGGCGCGACGGTCAGTGGGAACCGTGCCGATGGTCGTGATGGTGGCGGGTTCTGGAACGATGGGAAGCTGACGATTCAGAGTGGCAGCGTGACCGGGAATTCGGCCCGGAATGGTGGCGGCGTGTTCAACACGCGGGTGGGTGTGTACGCTCAGCCGGGTGGCAGTGTGACGGGGAACAACCCGGATAACGTGTTCAACTCGCAGTAA